The proteins below come from a single Malus domestica chromosome 03, GDT2T_hap1 genomic window:
- the LOC139194438 gene encoding GABA transporter 1-like → MRYADRLYIMYTRRYIIPCLSSRSDPIPLLLLLLVLFSVFRQREMGALPPTSVAVDDDRVDDAKVGREEADHDHEQKQLDAGALFVLKSKGSWVHCGYHLTTSIVAPALLSLPYAFTFLGWAGGILCLVIGALVTFYSYNLISLVLEHYAQLGHRHLRFRDMAHDILGPRWSRYFVGPIQFLVCYGAVVACTLLGGQCMKAVYLLTNPNGTMKLYEFVIIFGCLMLLLAQIPSFHSLRHINLVSVFLCLAYSACTTAACIYIGSSSKGPHKNYSLNGNSQSRVFGVFNANAIIATTFGNGIIPEIQATIAPPVKGKMFKGLCVCYAVVTMTFFSVAISGYWAFGNQSEGLILSNFLDDGKPLVPKWFIFMINLFTILQLSAVGVVYLQPTNEVLERAFADPTSKELSARNVIPRAVSRSMSVILATIIAAMLPFFGDINAVIGAFGFMPLDFILPVVFYNLTFKPSKRSPIFVLNTTIAVVFSILGVLAAIAAVRQISLDAKTYQLFANV, encoded by the exons ATGCGCTACGCAGATCGGCTATATATTATGTACACACGCAGATATATAATCCCATGTCTATCTTCAAGATCTGATCCCATCCCACTTCTTTTGTTGCTCttggttttgttttctgtttttcggCAGAGAGAGATGGGGGCGCTGCCACCAACATCGGTAGCAGTAGATGATGATCGAGTAGATGATGCAAAAGTTGGCCGCGAAGAAGCTGATCATGATCACGAACAGAAGCAACTCGATGCTGGTGCTCTTTTTGTTCTCAAATCCAAAG GATCATGGGTGCACTGCGGTTATCACTTGACAACATCAATTGTTGCTCCGGCACTCCTGAGTTTGCCGTACGCTTTCACCTTCCTCGGATGGGCGGGCGGAATTTTGTGTTTAGTCATCGGAGCATTAGTTACTTTCTATTCGTACAATTTAATCTCTTTGGTTCTTGAACACTATGCTCAATTGGGCCATCGCCATCTACGATTCAGAGACATGGCTCATGACATTTTAG GCCCGAGATGGAGTCGTTATTTTGTTGGTCCAATTCAATTCCTAGTATGTTATGGTGCTGTTGTGGCCTGTACTCTTTTGGGAGGACAATGCATGAAG GCAGTTTACTTGCTGACCAACCCAAATGGGACTATGAAGCTATACGAGTTTGTGATCATATTTGGGTGCTTAATGCTGCTTTTGGCTCAAATCCCATCTTTTCACTCACTCAGGCACATCAACTTGGTGTCTGTCTTTCTTTGCCTAGCATATAGTGCTTGTACCACTGCTGCCTGCATCTACATTG gaaGTTCTTCCAAGGGGCCGCATAAGAACTATTCCTTGAATGGCAACAGTCAAAGTCGAGTTTTTGGGGTCTTTAATGCTAATGCCATCATTGCTACAACATTTGGCAATGGTATCATTCCAGAAATTCAG GCAACAATAGCACCACCAGTGAAGGGAAAGATGTTCAAGGGACTCTGTGTTTGTTATGCAGTAGTGACGATGACTTTCTTCAGTGTTGCCATCTCTGGCTATTGGGCATTTGGCAACCAATCCGAAGGCCTCATTCTTAGCAACTTCTTGGATGATGGCAAACCTTTGGTGCCAAAGTGGTTCATCTTCATGATCAACCTTTTCACCATACTCCAACTATCAGCGGTTGGCGTG GTTTATCTCCAGCCCACAAACGAAGTTCTTGAGCGAGCATTTGCAGATCCAACTAGCAAAGAGTTGTCTGCTCGCAATGTGATCCCGAGGGCAGTATCTCGCTCGATGTCTGTCATCTTAGCAACCATTATAGCAGCAATGCTTCCATTTTTTGGTGACATCAATGCGGTTATTGGGGCTTTTGGTTTCATGCCCCTCGACTTCATCTTGCCTGTCGTGTTCTATAACTTGACCTTCAAGCCATCTAAAAGAAGCCCCATTTTCGTGTTAAACACCACTATTGCAGTGGTTTTCTCAATCTTGGGGGTTCTAGCTGCAATTGCTGCTGTAAGACAAATAAGCCTCGACGCCAAAACTTATCAGTTGTTTGCTAATGTATGA